In the genome of Cervus elaphus chromosome 5, mCerEla1.1, whole genome shotgun sequence, the window CTGGGAATGCAGCCACAAAGGTGCATGGAGGCCCTGCTCCTGGTGGGAGACATGTTGCCAAGGGCATACAACCCAGTGATAAGAAATGGATGTGGGCCCAATTCTCCATCAAGGTCACTTCTGcttggggaagggaggggcacCAAGGGCTCAGCGCAGAGGTGGTGTCATTTGTTTCAGCCAGTGGGAgggggtggttgttgttcagttcctcagttatgtccgagcctttgccaccctgtggactgcagaacaccagacttccctgtccttcactatctcctggagtttgcttaaactcatgtccattggttggtgatgccatccaaccatctcattctctgtgggaggaggagagagagccaAAGCTTTCCAGACAGGGGACACGAAAAGGATGTCAAGGAGTAACCAGATGCATCAGCAGGGAGAGGGGGAAGCGAGAGCTCCAGGCCCAGGGCACAGCATgggcaaaggcccagaggcatGAGGGCTCCCGGAACTGCAGGTGTCAGAGAGGCTGGAGGAAGGTACTCCATCAGCCTCCGATAAATGTCTCAACTGTCACCCCCTCCCCGGCACTAGGGTGTTCCCTCAGGTCAATGTCACCCAGATGGGCAGCTGGGGACACTTCAACTGCTCCTACTCCTGCTCCTTCCTTCTGGCTCCAGAAGATCCCCTCTTCCCCCTTGTGGGGAGCCTTTTCCTGCGGGAGCTGACCAAAGAGTTCGGCACGGACCACATCTATGGGGCTGACACTTTCAACGAGATGCAGCCCCCGTCTTCGGAGCCCTCCTACCTGGCTGCAGCCACCGCTGCTGTCTACCAGGCCATGATCTCAGGTACGGTGCCAGCGGGAGGTGAGAAAGGGAAGCCCCCCCGGGCCCTTGAGATGGAGGTGGCAGAGGTcaggggggtgggaggagggatggggaatCATAACACCTCACTATGACACACAGCACTTTACCGTTTCCCAAgcacttatacacacacatcatctcatttagtcATGCTGTGGTTGAGAGGTGAGCCGCGGAGCGGATACCCTGCTCCCTTGACAGCCCTGCCACTTCCTGCCTGCGAGACTTGCAGagcttccctccctcccagtgCCTTGGCTGCTTCATTTGCCAAAGGGGCTCGCTCATAAATAGACTGATGCCCGGCCCAGAGTAAAGTGTCATTAAGTGCTggctattgaaaatattttatttggtcTCTACGTCCATGAtgagggcttcgcaggtggcactagtggtaaagaacctgcctgctaatgcaggagacacaagagatacaggttcaatccatgggttgggaagatcccctggaggaaggcatgcatatcctctccagtattcttgcctggagaattccatggacagaggagcctggagggctacagtccacagggttgcaaagagttgaacatgactgagtggcttaacaCACGCACACATCTGCATGCTGGTAGGCTAGAGGTTAGAGATGTGCCCCCAATCAATAAGGTGCCCTTCCTGGCACACAAATATGAACACAGCACTCCTCCCTGTCACTAAcaggggagggcaggagaagggccaGCTCAGGAATGGCTTGGAGAGGCCTCTGTGTcagctgggaaggggcagattGGGGTGAATTGGCTCAGGCTTCCTTGAGCAGCAGTGCTCCAAGTGTGGTCTGGGACCAGCAGCGTCACCCCAGGGTGACTGCAGGTTCTCAACCTCCCCCATCTCCTGAATCAGAATGAGGggggctggggcccaggcctCTGGGTAATTCTAATGCTCCCTGAAGCTTTGCAGTACTCAACTGGTAGTCCCAGGGGGAAGGGTATGTGTGATGGACTATCCcgatgatgggggtgggggggatgattTACAGGGAAATGATAGAGTGTGATAGAGTCATTCTCTGGAGCTCTGTTTCTTCTGTAAAGTGGGGTGAATGCTCCCTGTCCCCTCTCTCATCACCCTCCTGTCCTCTGCCCCACCACAGTGGACCCTGACGCCGTGTGGCTGCTCCAAGGCTGGCTCTTCCAGCACCAGCCTGAGTTCTGGGGGCCCGCCCAGGTGGCGGCTGTGCTGGGGGCCGTGCCCCGTGGCCGCCTCCTCATTCTGGACCTGTTCGCTGAGAGCCAGCCCGTGTACGTCCGCACGGCCTCCTTCCAGGGCCAGCCCTTCATCTGGTGCATGCTGCATAACTTCGGGGGCAACCACGGCCTGTTCGGGGCCCTGGAGTCTGTGAACCGAGGCCCCACAACCGCCCGCCGTTTCCCCAACTCCACCATGGTAGGCATGGGCATGGCCCCCGAGGGCATCGGCCAGAACGAGGTGGTCTACGCCCTCATGGCCGAGCTGGGCTGGCGAAAGGACCCAGTGGCCGATTTGGGGGCCTGGGTGACCAGCTTTGCAGCGCGGCGGTACGGGGTCTCCCATGGGGATGCAGAGGCAGCGTGGCGGCTGTTGCTCCGGAGTGTCTACAACTGCTCGGGCGAGGAGTGCCGGGGACACAATCATAGCCCGCTGGTCCGGCGACCATCCCTGCAGATGGTCACCACCGTCTGGTACAACCGATCAGATGTATTTGAAGCCTGGCGGCTACTGCTGgcagccacccccaccctggccagCAGCCCGATCTTCCGCTACGACCTGGTGGACGTGACCCGCCAGGCAGTCCAGGAGCTGGTCAGCTTGTACTACGAAGAGGTGAGAACCGCCTATCTGAAGAAGGAGCTGGTTCCCCTGACAAGGGCAGGCGGCATCCTGGCCTATGAACTCCTGCCTGCCCTTGACCAGGTGCTGGCCAGTGACCGCCACTTCCTGCTGGGCAGCTGGCTGGAGCAGGCCCGACTGGCGGCGGTCAGTGAGACTGAGGCCCATTTCTATGAGCAGAACAGCCGCTACCAGCTGACCCTGTGGGGGCCGGAAGGCAACATCCTAGACTACGCCAACAAGCAGCTGGCGGGACTGGTGGCTGACTACTACGCCCCTCGCTGGCGGCTCTTCTCAGAGACGCTGGTGGAGAGCCTGGTCCAGGGTGTCCCCTTCCAGCAGCATCAGTTCGACAGGAACGCCTTCCAGCTCGAACAGACCTTTGTCCTTGGCACAAGGAGGTATCCTAGCCAGCCTGAAGGAGACACGGTGGACCTGGCCAAGAAGCTCTTCCTCAAATATTACCCCCGGGCTGGCTCCTTCTGACAACTCACCACCCTCAAGCCACCTTCTCCCCAGACTCCAAACCTGGGCAGGTtcccagggcctggggctgggcaggCGTCATAGGAGCGCCACAGGCCTGAGTGAAGGAACTCACGCCCATGGGGCAGGCGCGGACTGTCTGGAGGGGCTGAGCTGCCTTCCTCCACATCCCAAATTTGGGATCAAAGCACTATTTTAATACAACTTAATAAACTGGTAAATCACTTGGATGGGTGTGTCAGAATGTCAGTGCTGGACTTCcttgcggtccagtggttaagactccctgttTCTActgtagggggtgcaggttccatccctggtcagggaactaagatcccatatgccatgtggcacagcaaaaaacaaaacaaaacaagaatgtCAATGCCATGATGCCAGGGAGGACTCGGGGCTGTGGCATGAACATTGATGAGGTCAGGTCTCCCTGCCCTCTTGCCTTGGCttcttctgtgttttgtttttagttttattggtcAAACATCCAGAACTGATTATATAAatctttcaaaataatgaaatatcacaAGAATAGAATATAATTCAGCTCTAGTTGCACAAATACTTGAGACGGAAACCATTTTTACAAATACTTATTTTCTTATAAGAATACTTCAGAAAACAAGCCTCTATATAGCTTACAGCAAATTTTATGCAACTTTTTATCCCCTTCAACCatcatttcagctttcttatCACAGCACTCTGACAGGCCATAAACCAAATTAtaatcagctgctgctgctttgtCTAGTCTTTCCTGATCTGAAAGAATTCATGTATTCAGGCTAGAAGAGGTAATTAAAACATTCCTTCCAAATCTAACTTATATCAGGTTAATCACTGTACTTAGTGAagaatcttttcatttttcacttaggCTAGTCTGGCTAGTGTTCTGCTGTTTCAAGCAAAAGGGATAGTCTTTATATTCCTAAGAGTTTCTAActgcaaaaacaaaaccttagaagcaacagttaaatacaaatatttagaaagctaaaacatttattaatgaTGAGAAacagaatactttaaaaatttaaataaatttaaatatacttaaatttacatatacttaaaataaaattttaatttaaaagttttaaatttatttggctgcgctgggtcttagttgtgacacagaAGATCTTCAATCTTTAGTTCATAGATCTTCAGGTCTTTAGTcatagcatgcaaactcttagttgtggcatatggaatctagttccctgaccagggattgaacccaggctccctgcattggaagcaggagtcttagccactggaccaccagagaagatTTGAGAACACTCCTAgttgaagaagaaaatgtaaggACATGGCGTGCTCAGACGTGCTTAGTCAAGTCCAaatctgccaccccatggaccgtagccccccaggctcctctgtccgtgggattctccaggcaacaatactggagtgggttgccatttcctcctccagtggatcttctctacccaaggatcaaacacgcatctcctgcgtctcctgcattggcagacactgagccacctgggaattccaaAGGATGTGGCAGTGGTTTTATattgataaaatattgaaaaaccgAAAAGGTGAATCCCTTATATCAGTGGCATATCATTTCTAAAGTGCCAGGGCATACAGACTCTTAAGAGACTGTGTGTAGCTGAACTATTTGACATTTTTCTGATGgtgtagctttttcttttttggctgtgctgggtctattGCTGCGTGaccttttctctagtttcggtcAGTGGGGGTTATTCCCCAGTTccaatgcacaggcttctcaccgtACTCACCTCTCGTTGCAGAGCCAGGACTCTAGggcacatgagctcagtagttgtggctccagggcttagctgctccaaggcatgtgtgatcttcctggatgagggattgaacccatgtcccctgcaggaggattctttaccacagagccatccaggaagccctgaTGGTGTCACTTTGAAACAGTCTAATAAATACTCCTTTGTCTGGAAcaaataatcatttaatttagGCCAGGGGAAAACTTACAGAATACAGACCACATTTCCCTGAAGAGACAGGACATCCCCAGGGGAAATATCTGGCATTTATTCCATTCTTTCTGTTACTGAAAAAATGTGTCTGGTTAACAAAAGCTTGTTATACTTTACACGTAGCTTAAATTAAAATCAAGAGCCTGGCAGCATTCTCCAGTCCAGTTTCTGAGTGGTCATCTCCAAGTATCCAATATTCTTAAAAGAACTCTTTGATCAGACCCTTGCCCAGTTAGAGATTTAACAGTACTCGGAGACTACAATATGTcccctttctctgcttttttatttctcttttctcaccCTAATGTAACATGCTGCTACAGGTTTTTACCAAAATACCTGTTTGGTATTGTTTTGAAAGTGGGTTATTCTGCATTACCAAAAGCCTTCCATCACATTAGAATGGGTCACTAGCATCTAACTAGCACATGGCCACATCATGTCTATGGCAGTGATTTTTGCCACTCAGTATAGTTCCTGTATCTGTCATGTTCTTGTCTCTCAAAACACCATCTATTAAGTTGATCAGCTCATCTTCACTCATTGGTGCCTGTTCACTCCGTTCCTCCTCCAAGGTTGGATCACAGCCCTCAGCAGTCAAAGCCAGATCAGGCTGCTTCCTGGTTGACTCAGCCACCAAGCTTCCTCAGATTTAATATCAACCCCTGATCTTtgaggctttccaggtgatgcagtggtaaagaatccatctgccaatgcaggagacagaagagacatgggttggatccctgggtcaagaagatgccctggagtaggaaacgcaacccactcctggagaattccatggacagaggagcctggcgggctacagtccacagggtggcaaagagtcggacaccactgagcaaccgaGCACACATATATGCACCTGACCTTTCCACCAAGAATGCCCTTccaaaacacttccacaacctCAGCCGGAAACTTTGGCAAAAAACTGTCCCTGTGGTAcagaggcttgccagggcaagaTCTGCCCAGGGCACTCGGCGCCCACATGGGAGCTCATACCTCCTGTTTGCAAAACTTCACCCTTCCTCTGACTAACAGCTTAAAGAAGGGGCTTTCTAAGCCAGGGGCCCTCTTCTCTGCCTTGACCTAGAGTAGGTTGAGGAGAGCAGGCCAGGGACCCACAGGAGGGCTCAGCCTTGAGATTGTGCTGCAGACATAACAAAGGGGTGGGGACCTCGGAGGGCAGGGGCGGAGCGAAGCAGGTGATATCCATCCTCGGAGACTAGAGCCCAGCCTTGCCGGGATCTCTCCCTGCGCACATCCCCATGGACCGCACCGTGGTACTCATCACCGGCTGTTCCTCCGGCATTGGCCTACATCTGGCCCTGCGACTGGCGTCCGACCCGTCCCAGAGCTTCAAAGGTACCTGATGGAACGGGGTGGAGAGATGGGAGCAACTCCTTCCCGGCCTAAGGGGGCCTAAGTAAGGCTGAAAGACCGAAATTCAGAGCCTTGTCCTCTCCCTGAATCTCCAGTGTACGCCACGATGAGGGACCTGGCGTCACAGGGCCCACTGCTGGAGGCCGCCCAGTCCCGAGGGTGCCCTCCCGGCTCCCTGGAGACGTTGCAGCTGGACGTGAGGGATGCAGATTCCATAGCCGCTGCCCAAGCACGCGTGACGGAGGGCCGCGTGGACGTGCTGGGTGAGCCTCCCCGCAAAACAAGCCCAAGAGCCTTCCTCAGTCTGTGTCCAGACCAAGATGTCCCGAGGCCCACGGAGCACGAGGGGACGGGCCGGAAGGAGGGCCGTGCGTGAGGCGGCGGGGTCGGGTCTCTCCCCGCAGTGTGTAACGCAGGTCGGGGCCTGGTGGGGCCGCTGGAGGCCCACAAGGAGGGCAGCGTGGACGCCGTGCTGGACGTGAACCTAATGGGGACCGTGCGGATGCTGCAGGCCTTTCTGCTGGACATGAAGCGCCGCCGGTCGGGACGCATATTGGTGACGGGGAGCGTCGGCGGCCTGATGGGTGAGTGGAACGCGGCCTAGGGCCAGAGGCGCGCGGGGCGGGGATGGCTCAGCCGGAGCGGTGGGGAGGAGGGTGTCCaataaaagggggggggggcctgGTGAGGCTGCCTCGGGCCCCTCCGGCGCCCCTCCCCGCGGACCCCCTCCTGGACGCGCCCCAGCGGACTCCTCTCCCTCCCAGCGCTTCCCTTCAACGCCGTTTACTGCGCCAGCAAGTTCGCGCTCGAGGGTTTGTGCGAGAGTCTGGCGATTCTGCTGCAGCCCTTCGGGGTCCAGTGAGTCACCGCCCTGCCCCGGGGGCCCCCTGACCCCTGACTTTGGGAACCCCAGCACCCCATCTTGTTGGAACCGCTCTCGGGCATTCTCCCCAGTGCGGCTCCCGTTGGATTGCGCCAGGCACAGGACGGGGCGCTCGGCACGCGTCCTCTCGTTCCACCTGTCCACCCTGCTGCTGAGGCGTCGGTATGGGGCAgctcaggcccagagaggttcGGTGACTGACCCAAGGTCACACCGTTGTAAGTGATCCGTCCAGGTTGGCATTCTGACGCCAGAGCCTCTCTCACACCCTCCAAAGGATGTGGGGGCGCTTTTCCAACTGTAAGCCCGCTTTCAATGCTCGCCGCCCGAGCCCCGCTCTGGCTCTCCCTTCCGGGCTTGCATCAGCCCGCGCTCACTCGCCGCTCTCCGGCCCGCAGCGTGAGCCTCATCGAATGCGGCCCAGTGCACACCCCCTTCCCCGAGAAGCTGGAGGGCGGCCTGGGCGGGATGCTGGACCGCGCGGACGCCGAGACCCGCGACCTCTTCTACCGCTACCGTCGCCACTGCGAGCGGGTCATACGTGAGGCGGGTCAGGACCCGGAGGAGGTGGTAGAGGTGAGCGCCGAGCGGGACTGCGGGAGCGGGGCGGCCCCCgggctccccagcccagcccggGCCAGCTCGCCTCCTCCCGCCGCTGCAGGTCTTCCTCCAGGCGCTGCGCGCCCCGCGCCCGGCCCTGCGCTACTTCACTACCGAACGGTTCCTGCCGCTGGTGCAGCTGCGCGTCTCCGACCCCAGCGGCTCCAGCTACGTCGCCGCCGCGCACCAGTCAGCGTTCCACGACAAGGCGGCCGAGGGCTCCGACGGCGCCGGGGCGGAGGCCGAAGCTGGTAAACTGGGGGCATCTGAGCTCCGCGCTCCTCTCGCCCCTCAATAAAAGGCCTAATCCGCCGCTGTCTCCCGCCCTCTCCTTTGCGGCCCCGGGGGATGGCGTGCGTTTAGGGAACGGAAAGGGGCTTTGACTGGGCTGCACCTGCGTGGGTGCGCACAGTGGGTGGATGATCCCGAAAGACGGTGTTAGCCCGAGTGATAACTCcggaaaccgaggcccagaaaGGGAAAGAGCTAGCTCCAGGTCAGGCCTCAAGTTCGCTGGAGAGCAGGGGGAGCATTCCCTGTATTCTTGGCCTAGGGGTGTTTGCAGCCATCAGAGTTAGGTGGACCTGGCAGGGGAGAGTTGGCTTGTGACGTGGCTCCTGAGAGTCACGGAACCTTAGGCAACGTTCTTaccctctctgagtctcttttcttacctgaaaaatgggTATGATACctatgtgggggcttcccaggtggcgcagtggtaaagaatccgcctgctaatgcaggagacagtggtTCGGTccctgtcaggaagatctccagaagtaggaaatgacaagccactccaatattctcgccaggagaattgcatggacagaggagcctggaaggctacaatccactgaatcacaaagaatcagacacaactgagcgctgTAGACACACAAATACCATGGGTTGTGATAAGAATGAACTGAGATAGTGCCTGAAAGTGCTGGTATTAGAGGTCTTAATAGCAGGCACTGAGTAACATTGTTACTACTAGGGGTGTTACTATTGTCATTGTGTTCCCCTGTAGAAGACAGATGTGTAAAGAAGAAACAAGGCTAAATGAGCCAGGAGGAGACAGCCCCACTCACCCCCTCCTTGCTTCCTGCCCTAGACAACACTCAACAAGAGAGATCCCTGTCGGGAGCCGGGATGCACCCAGTCGGTGACAAGGTCCatgggaggagagaggaacctgcaaggcagctcttcctcacatgGGGCTGCCCCCGGGGCCCAATATGTTCCCTCCCAATGAGAAAGgaatctgcaaggcagctcttcccctcgaggttgtcccgggGGCCTGGTAtgcccctttcttccttctgtcttactgttgttgggctttctgttaacttttggaaatataatatatagtaataaggcctcactggaaaagcccaagcctttttggaaatgcttatgattgctccgagtcaggacacgaccataaacatcaagtcaaaaaagaaaaggccacaggtatagtttgctgcttgcttaaaagattataatgttctagaatagaaaagagtagaggtatttggatttagaagtagatatactgctttagttttcttgctccttggttggaagggttttcattattgctatttccttgttgctatttgttcattatttccctttctttaaacaacacgggatattatgggtatttttgtaaaattagaaaatggggtatataggatttcaatagaagatttatattaaccggcttcactgccattatctcactattgatagaggtgttttgctgctttagaggtgtttttgctgtttaatagataatcattgtaaattgagattttgtggtttgaggtaaagaaaaatatcaggtttttctcatggtactgttctcagaaatgtcaaacatgttactgtgacccttcccatgtattgttttattttccaaagaatttacactatacctgagatttgtggaacattgtttttgttagagtgagaatgttaggccattgaggcaagaagactatgtatgggacatttaagtataaaccctgtaatcggaaatgttctagatgaatgcataggggaaaaacatgggaaaaaaatattgacggaagcacaaaccaatgtctgatgtaatatgtggtgacttaatgGGGAGGTAacgttcattctataaaaaccgagctatcctaaaaattttaaaaaaaaaaactacctcttctacgcaaccttctgtgtgtgtgtctctctgtctgtcttcctcaccaatgccactcatcccttgggtattcctggtcctgccaGGGCTGGACCTCAGCAGGTGGTGCCACGAACAGGGACCCAAAGGGTAAGCCCCTTAATATTGCATTTCCGGAGTGGCTAGGACTTCACCTAGGGTGCTGCAGACCCCCCTGCATAAGATAGGTAGGATGAGACGGGTGAACAGTGAGATATTTATTAGAGAACTTTATTAGAGATTTCAGAACATGGGTAATGGAGAATCTAAGGAAAGACAGttatttattgatataattaaGCATTTATTAATGAAGAGAGGAATTAAGGTTTCAGAGTCTACTttatcatctttcttttcttttgtacaAGAGCAATGCCCTTGGTTTCCTGAAGAGGGCACTGTTAAGTATGGACACCTGGCATAAGGTGGGAGAAACACTTAAACAGTATTATTCATATCATGGCCCTGAGGGTATTCCAGCTGAGACTTTTTCTCTCTGGAATTTAATTAGGGATGCACTTGACCCTACCCCAGAGGTTGAAAGAGTTCCATCCAAAAAAGATAATTTGGATCCCAAACAAGAAGGTTACAAAGAACTTAGGGAGATGGTAGCTGCAGCATGCTTGAATGATGGTGATGATCAATTGAGCCCTCAAGATGAGGAAGATTTGGAAGAAGCTGCAGCTAGATATTATGAGAAGGAGAGAGATTGTACTTTTTCTGTGGCAAAGCCTCAACCTAAGCCACGCACTCTTAAAAATCCTTTAAAGCTAGAGGTTCCTAAATCCCATCCAAGACCTCCTAGACCACCTAGACCTCcttcagctcctcctcctcccccatatGCTGGTAATGGAGCACCTTACCCTCATAGGAGGTTGAAGGATGCCGATAAGGCTCCTACTATTTCAGCATGCTTTCCAATAGTGTTTGGTGAGCTTGAGGATGATGAACCAGTCTGGGAGCCCTTACCTATGAAGTTACTAAAGGAATTGAAACAGGCTTGCTCTATGTATGGGCCCCAGGCTCCATATACACAAACTCTGTCAGATGCTCTCGCTGCCAGATGGATGACACCTTATGATTGGGCGGCGGTTGCTAAAGCTTGTCTTACAGGAGGTCAGTACTTACTTTGGAGAACAGAGTATGAGGACTTGGCAAAAAAGCAAAGCGCAGCTAACAAATGGCGTGGCATTAAAACAGTAACatatgggatggagagggaggcgggaggggggatcaggatggggaacacatgtaaatccatggctgattcatgtcaatgtatggcaaaaaccactacaatattgtaaagtaattagcctccaacgaataaaaataaatggaaaaaataaaaaatttaaaaattttaaaaaataaaagataaataaaagataaaataaaacagtaacatATGACATGCTAACTGGCAGTGGAGAATATGATAGTGCCCAGGATCAAATGAGATTAGACAAACTAGCCTTGGAACAAGCAATAGGATGCGCTCTTAATGCCTGGAAAGGCCTGCTGCAGGGCTCGCATCACACCTCTCTCTTGGCAGGCATTAAGCAAAGGTCAGAAGATCCTTACGAAGATTTTGTCTCTCGACTTTTGCTTTCAGTCAGGCGTGTTACTACTAATCAAGAAGCTGCAGACATACTTATTCGTCAGCTGGCTTTTGAGAATGCAAATTCTACATGTCAGGCAATATTGAGACCAATAAAAAAGTCTGGAACTCTCACCGATTACATTAGGGCTTGTGCTGACGTTAGCCCTGCTATGATGCAGGGGATGGCTATTGCAGCAGCCCTGAAGGGACAAGCATTCCTTCAGGTTGTCCAGAACATGGTGAGACCTCATAACGGAGGCACAAGGCCCCCAGGAGGGGTGTGCTTTTCCTGTGGAAAAGGTGGGCATTTCAGCAGAAACTGTCCTCAAAAATCTGCCAGAGAAGGTAAGACACCACCCAATGGTGCTCCTGAAACTGTCCTCTCAAAGGCTCTTTGTCCTCGCTGTCTAAAGGGATTTCACTGGGCAAGAGATTGTAAATCAAAGTTCCACAAGGATGGAACCCCTTTGGCACCTTCACGAGGAAATCCCGTTCAGAACCAGGGAAACGTCTTGCGGGGTCAGCCCCAGGCCCCGACAATGATGGGGCAACTTCTCTCAATCCCTTCATCCCCTTTGTTCCATCTCAGAGCTCTGCCGAGCAACCCCAGGGAGCACAGGATTGGACCTCCGTTCCACCACCACAACAATATTAACTCCTGATTCACCCGTGGTTAGAATACCAACGGGGGTTAAGGGACCCCTTCCAAAAGGAGTCATGGGAATTGTCTTGGGACGGAGTTCGCTTTCTCTTCAAGGTCTTACTGTTATTCCTGGGGTCATAGATTCAGATTATACTGGAGAAATACAGGTTATGATTTCACCCCCCACGAAGATGCAACAAATTCATAAAGATCAAAGAATTGCCCAATTATTACTTTTGCCTTATTGTTCTATGGGATCCACAGCCACACAGGCAGATAGGGGAAACAAAGGATTTGGCTCTAGTGACCTGTATTCTGGGTACAAGAAATTACTCAGAAAATACCTATGAAAACGTTAAAGGTTAATGG includes:
- the HSD17B1 gene encoding 17-beta-hydroxysteroid dehydrogenase type 1 isoform X1, with the translated sequence MDRTVVLITGCSSGIGLHLALRLASDPSQSFKVYATMRDLASQGPLLEAAQSRGCPPGSLETLQLDVRDADSIAAAQARVTEGRVDVLVCNAGRGLVGPLEAHKEGSVDAVLDVNLMGTVRMLQAFLLDMKRRRSGRILVTGSVGGLMALPFNAVYCASKFALEGLCESLAILLQPFGVHVSLIECGPVHTPFPEKLEGGLGGMLDRADAETRDLFYRYRRHCERVIREAGQDPEEVVEVSAERDCGSGAAPGLPSPARASSPPPAAAGLPPGAARPAPGPALLHYRTVPAAGAAARLRPQRLQLRRRRAPVSVPRQGGRGLRRRRGGGRSW
- the HSD17B1 gene encoding 17-beta-hydroxysteroid dehydrogenase type 1 isoform X2, which codes for MDRTVVLITGCSSGIGLHLALRLASDPSQSFKVYATMRDLASQGPLLEAAQSRGCPPGSLETLQLDVRDADSIAAAQARVTEGRVDVLVCNAGRGLVGPLEAHKEGSVDAVLDVNLMGTVRMLQAFLLDMKRRRSGRILVTGSVGGLMALPFNAVYCASKFALEGLCESLAILLQPFGVHVSLIECGPVHTPFPEKLEGGLGGMLDRADAETRDLFYRYRRHCERVIREAGQDPEEVVEVFLQALRAPRPALRYFTTERFLPLVQLRVSDPSGSSYVAAAHQSAFHDKAAEGSDGAGAEAEAGKLGASELRAPLAPQ
- the NAGLU gene encoding alpha-N-acetylglucosaminidase, which codes for MEAMGVTAALGILLLLMAGGSTGDEAREAAAVRELLVRLLGPGPAAAFSVSVERSLAAESGLDTYRLSGGGAGARVQVLGSTGVAAAAGLHRYLRDFCGCHVAWSGSQLRLPQPLPAVPEELTEATPNRYRYYQNVCTQSYSFLWWDWARWEREIDWMALNGINLALAWSGQEAIWQRVYLALGLTQTEIDEYFTGPAFLAWGRMGNLHTWSGPLPPSWHLKQLYLQHRILDRMRSFGMIPVLPAFAGHVPKALTRVFPQVNVTQMGSWGHFNCSYSCSFLLAPEDPLFPLVGSLFLRELTKEFGTDHIYGADTFNEMQPPSSEPSYLAAATAAVYQAMISVDPDAVWLLQGWLFQHQPEFWGPAQVAAVLGAVPRGRLLILDLFAESQPVYVRTASFQGQPFIWCMLHNFGGNHGLFGALESVNRGPTTARRFPNSTMVGMGMAPEGIGQNEVVYALMAELGWRKDPVADLGAWVTSFAARRYGVSHGDAEAAWRLLLRSVYNCSGEECRGHNHSPLVRRPSLQMVTTVWYNRSDVFEAWRLLLAATPTLASSPIFRYDLVDVTRQAVQELVSLYYEEVRTAYLKKELVPLTRAGGILAYELLPALDQVLASDRHFLLGSWLEQARLAAVSETEAHFYEQNSRYQLTLWGPEGNILDYANKQLAGLVADYYAPRWRLFSETLVESLVQGVPFQQHQFDRNAFQLEQTFVLGTRRYPSQPEGDTVDLAKKLFLKYYPRAGSF